The following coding sequences lie in one Sorghum bicolor cultivar BTx623 chromosome 6, Sorghum_bicolor_NCBIv3, whole genome shotgun sequence genomic window:
- the LOC8075293 gene encoding photosystem I subunit O, with protein sequence MAASTVSGLAGASSLASRPAFSTSFTRGSRVSARNPLMTRNLERNGRITCMTFPRDWLRRDLSIIGYGLIGWMGPSSIPAINGNSLTGLFFSSIGEELAHFPTPPPVTSQFWLWLVTWHLGLFIVLTFGQIGFKGRTEDYFEK encoded by the exons ATGGCCGCCTCCACCGTCTCCGGCCTCGCCGGCGCCTCCTCCCTGGCCAGCCGCCCGGCTTTCTCCACCA GCTTCACGAGGGGCAGCCGGGTGTCGGCGAGGAACCCGCTGATGACGAGGAACCTGGAGAGGAACGGCAGGATCACCTGCATGAC GTTTCCCCGGGACTGGCTGCGGAGGGACCTGAGCATCATCGGGTatgggctgatcggctggatgGGCCCGTCCAGCATCCCGGCCATCAACGGCAACAGCCTCACGGGGCTCTTCTTCTCCAGCATCGGCGAGGAGCTGGCGCACTTCCCCACGCCGCCGCCCGTCACCTCCCAGTTCTGGCTGTGGCTAGTCACGTGGCACCTGGGTCTCTTCATCGTGCTCACCTTCGGCCAGATCGGCTTCAAGGGCAGGACAGAGGACTACTTCGAGAAGTGA